DNA from Victivallaceae bacterium:
GATAAGGATACTGTCCGACACGCAAGTGACTTTCCCGTTACGATTTAAAGACTTTCTAAAAATCTTTAAAAATAGTGATGAAATTAATCGAAACCGGAGACAAGATCATAAAATGAAATCTCCCTGTTTCGGTCACAGTCAATGCTAACGAAGGAAAGTGTTGTCTTTTTTCATAGACCCGAAGAATCAAAAATTTTCGGACTCTTTAATGCTACTTTCGCCGGTGCCAACAATAATTAACCAAAGTAACGGGGATATGGTAATAAAATTAAAAATTTAAATCCAAAAATTTTACTAATGCTTCAACGGTTTTACTAATAGCAGGCACTGCTACGCTATTACCAAGTTGTTTTATGGCTTGCGTTTCGGAAACGGGAAATCGAAAATCCTCAGGAAATCCCATCATTTTTAAGCAGTCCTTTAATCGTAATCTATATTCTTTATTATCGACCAAATACGTATCCCAATTTCTTCTGTCATGTATTTTGGAACCTCTTCCTCCGACTCTAAGAGTAAATCCAATCACTTTATTACAAGATTTGCCGAAAATATCCTCCATAGTCAAAGTCAAAGGAATTTTTGTCGGAAACACGAAGTCCACGGTTCGATCTTTGAAACCGACCATAAACAGTCTCGGACGATGTTGAGGCAACCCGAAATCGGATGCTTTGATTATTTTATGAAAGAAAGAATATCCGAGTTCTTCTAAAATTTGTCTAATAATAGAAAATGTCCGACCTCCGTTATGACTTAACAAATATCTCACATTCTCCAAAAAAAAAGCTTTAGGCAACTTTATTCTTAGAATTTCAGCAATATAGAAAAAAAGAGTCCCTCTCATATCGTCAAATCCTTTCTTGTTTCCTGCTTGTGAAAACGGCTGACAAGGAAAACCCGCACAAAGTAAATCATGATCGGGAATGTCTTCCGGATTGATTCGAGTAATATCCTTCGGAAAAGCAGACACTTTATAATTTGCCGAATAGGTAGCTCGAGCCCCTTCATCCATTTCACAGGCTAAGACACATTCGCCTCCGTTACGAATCCCTGCCAGATGAAATCCTCCTATACCGGCAAACAAGTCAATAAATTTAAACTTTACTGAACGATCCTTAACACCGATGACACGATCCGTCTTTCGACTGCCCATGTTAATACCTTTTCATACATTATCTTCTTTTTTACCCTTTTCAGAATCGTTATTGTCGGACACAACCGATCTAAGATTTTCCGCTAATACCGTCAGGGGATCCCATATTTAGTTGTTAATATTAAAAAAATCAGTCACTCTACAGGACACCGCTTAATAAGCTCTTGCCGTCTGTGGTTCCGATTACGAACTTCGATAAAAAATCCTATCGATCGCATAACACCGGTTAAAACGAAAGCTATGTTCAATTTATCGGCACGCGTTAAATATTTTCATCATGAAAACAAGAAATAACGGCATTATTGATCCACACTTGAATCATCAAAAAAAACATCATCATTTTCAGGAGACATATCTAATCCCCCTTCCCGGAGCTCGACTATACCCATCTCCACCCGTGTATGATCATAATTATAAAGTCCTCTGAAAAGTCTTCTTGTCAGCCTAATATTAGCGATTACGGAAGTTATGGAAAAACACCCGGTTATACTTATCAAAACCATTAATCTTCGAAAATTGCTGCCTGTTAAGCTACCCGTAGATAACACGGGAGCAACAATTGCACCTAATAAACCGCCCATACCGAACAATATGGCACTACCCGTTCCGATCTGCATCATACTTCCTACAATTCGATTAACTATTCCGACTCTAGTTGCCTCAGAATTTTGATATCGACTACTCATTAAATAACTATCACTAACTATAGTCCATCTTCTTTGCACGCGATCTCTTAACGGGGCATAACATCTAAACATCACGTCCACGAATAAACAAGAACTTGAAATAACAATGCAACTTCTTCTCGATATGTTGGCAAGAGCGGAAGAAGAGCTTAATCCGGAAAATAAACACAATCGAAAACAAGAAACGAAAAAACCAATGCTCCCCCCTCTTAAAGCAAGTATTCTTAAGGAACAAGAATTTCTTGTGAAATCTCTACGGACTACATAAGCCCCTAGACTGCTGAAAATCCCTAGACTCTGTAAAAGGGGGGCTCCGTGTCCTATTACTGAAGACAAACTCAAATTCCTGATCATAACCAGAGCTATTTCCGTAATCAATAACGATATATCCCTGATCAAATTATGAGCAACTGCCGTGCTTGCCTCCCGATCCAAGGGAAACTCATCTAGGGCGGCTGTGCATAAATTATTTTCGGCAACAATTCTTAAATCGGGACCATAATTAACAACAATAAATTCATTTAAAATACAACGTCTCGTAATATTTCCCGTAGAATCTCCGAATTCAAGAGATCTCCAAAAAGCCGCTACCGCTTCCTCGGAATTATCGACCTGTTGTGCGAAAGAAACACGATCCAAAAAACGCTCTCTAAGACCCTGTACCTGTGAATCGAAAGCATGTGTCAACATTCCGAACATTTGCAGTTGCTCTCTCATTTCAAAACACGCTCTCTCTAAAGCCAGAATATCATCAAATGACGGATCATGCATGGCATAACCAAACAGCCCCCGACTCTCGGACTCTCGTTCCAGCAACGTGAAATGAGGGAAAGCACTCCCAGGACCTCTAACCATGGACGTAACGTCATATACCGTTCGATAGTGTCTAACTCTAAAACAAGAATTTGGATTTATCATGCAAGAAGGAGCTATAGCTACTACAAAAATTCTGGCAGCATATGGGTATCCGACCAGAGCAGCTCTAACAATATGTGCACCCCCTCCCGCACAAAATTGTAATCTTAAAGATTCGCGAGAAGATGTTCGCGCAAAATAGGCATCCCAGCTCCATCGCAATAGAATAACGGCCATTTCCAAATTCGATGAACGACTCGACTCCCATCCTAAAACCGAAGGATTATATATGACATCAATAGGCCAAGCCCCTAATGACAACAAATGACAGGCTTGCATACGACATTCGAGCAAAGTCGTATTGCCTTGATTAATGAAACCGACCGCAGAATAAGAAGGAGAACAACTACAATCGGAAACTAAAAATCGACAAGGCTCGGCAGCGAAAACCGGAATAACCGCCTCAGCTATCGTCTCAATACTCAGCAGGAAATTTTCCGAAACGGAGTTAGGAGGATCAGCAGGAGAAATCGGAGTAACACCAATAACGGATTGAACATTACCGGAATTATTGGAACTTACTGAAGAATCATTATTTGAATCTACGGTTAAAGAAGATGTTTCCGAATTTAAATTATTTTCAATAGTCACGACTAATTAAACATACCTTCCGCTAACAATATTATTTCAATATCATAGCGCTCCTTCTTCCGAATTGTCATCTTCCCCTCCCCAATGCTCGTCGTTATTTGCAGGTAAATATAGACTTCGTCTCATACCGTTAAACGATACGGAAGGAGCATTAGGAACGGGTGTTTCAATCCGATTATCTCCGCGTAACCTACGCATCATTCTTCGAACTTGCACTATGTTACCGACTATAGTCGCCGCCGAAACCAATCCCGTAAATCCGACTAAAGCCATCTGTGCAATACTCCCGCCGCTAAGATCTGCTGCCGTCTCAGCCGTCATTGTCGTATTATTCACTCCAGATTCTGCTGTATAGTTTGAATCAGGCTCGTCTAACGACGAGAATACGGGAGCCAGAAGCGGATATAAAGTACTTGCCGCAACAATGAGTCCCGCAAGTCCGCTACTGACCTGAATCGCACCCCTAAAAACTCTTCTGATAAGACCGAGACGCTGAGCTGACGCATCAGTGGCTCGATCCGTTACGATATCTTCAATTTCTACTTCCGTCAAAGACGACTCTATACGTCCCCTTAAGGGAGAATAAAGCCTGGTTATCATTTCCGTTATTAACTGAGTCCCGGTAATGATAAAGTATCCGCCTACTCCCGTTACAACGAATGCGGGAGGATGATATCCCGAAATTATCAAGCCTGAAAAGGCGCCTACTTGATAAAGATAGCTAATATAATCGAGCAAATGTAATCTTAAGGACGCCTGTCTCAATAAAGTTCTGTTACCATCCGGGTCTCTACGAATAACGTAAACCCCTATTCGCTGTAGTATGCTTACTACGTGACAAAGCGGCACACCTACACTCACCAGCATAAAATTAGAATAACCGGAAGCAATAGAGAGGATAATGTTCGCAGGTATCATGCAAGCATCTCTAAGAAAATTTATATTTCTCAACACTCTTTCACGTCTATCTCTCGGATATTCATCCAGACTTAATTCAGGTAAATTATCCCCGGAATTCAAAACACACTCTTGTTGATAACCGGTTATAAATCTCATTATCAATTCCCGTCTTGTACGCCTAAGTATTGCATGGTCTCGATTAACGGCATGATGAGTTTCCAAGCCGCGCTGTTGGACTATAGGTCCCAAAATTTGCTTGGAATCAAGACATCGATCTCTTAACTCCTGAACTTCTAAATCAAAGTTGGCGGGTAATGCTCCTGCGATACGCAGCCGTTCTCGTAACTGAAAACATAACGCCTCTAAAGAAACCCAATCTTGAAAAGTAGAACTATAATCTCGATTGTCAATATATCCACGACTCGTAGCCGAACGTTCAACAACGGCAGTTTCGGGGTAGGAGCCGCCTCGTTCATGAATCATCGAAACACAATCGTTTGCAGCACGATAATGCCTAACCGAAAAACAAGCATCGGATCGGATTAAACAAGAAGGAGCGAAAGCCACCACAAAAATTCTTTGAGCATGTTGATATCCTTCTAAAGCCGCTCTCACGACATTTACACCCTCTCCCACACAAAATTGCATCCGAAAGGCGCCGGGAGCACGCGATTCCGTCGAAAACGCTTCCGAAGTGTTAAGGGATGTTATATCCGAAGACGAATCAAAAAATTCATCCCAACTACGTCGTAGTAACAAAACGGCTTCAGTAAATGCAGAGGTGCCGGAACGGCGTGAAAGACGCGGATGATATATAACGTCCAGTGTTCCGTCACAATATGAAAATAAATGAGTGGCATTCATACGACATTCAAGTAAAGTAGTATTCGCAGAACCAATGAATCCTAAGGATGCGCTATCTTGACACCATGTATCGGTAGAAACAAAAAATCGGCACGCCTGCGTCTCTATATGAGCGGGAGAAAAGGGAGATGCCGGAATGGCAGCCGTAATGGAATCTATTCTATCCAGTACTGACGAAAAACCAGAGGCACTCTCTACTTCGCTACCTATTAAGACTATTTCATCTTCATCACCGGCGACTAAATTATGGCTTGCTTCTGTATTCATCAAATTGTTTGCAGACGTCCCCGTCCCTTGAGCTGACTCATTTTCCAAAGGTCGCATATTACATCTCCGAATAAAAAAATTTTTAAGTTATTTAAAGATCCGCAAAAGGATTTCCGGATCGATTGAACGTATTACCTTTATTACGTAATTTAATTTCATTCCGAATGGAATATAAAAGATCGGCATCGAAATCCATCTTTGAGGCCCATAAAAGATATGGCATCGGTATTTCGGAAAATACGCATCCCTTGTGTTTTCCTAAGGGCATATATTTCATCTTTATCGGCTTGGACAAAATACCAAGCACTTGATCTAAAGTGCGGAACCGACGGCATAAATGCTTAAACACTTCTATATTAATTTCAACATCTCTCATAGCTCTATGAAGAGAGCCTCGATCGATATTAAAATGCATCGCCAATGCTTCCAACGAATTATTCGGACTGTCACCGTAATCCTTAGCAAGACGTAACGTATCAACCACCGAATACTTCGATACAAACTCCTGACCGACCCTTTTGGCTTCCTTAGCCAATAAGTCTAAATCATATCCGACATTGTGTCCTACGATTAAAGGATTCTCTCCTAGAAATCGGAGCAAGGTCGGCAAAATAGCCGCAATTTTCGGCTGTCCTTTCAACATATCGTCTGAAATATGATGGATCTTCATAGATTCAACCGATACGTTCTTTTCGGGATTTACCAAAGACTCAAAAGAATCGATACACTCGGAAAAAGTAAATCTGACCACTGCTATTTCTATTACACGATCGCGTTCCAGGTCTAACCCCGTCATTTCACAATCCAAGCAAACGAATTCAGTGTTTTTAAGTAAAGGCATGATAATCTGGGTACTCCGAAAAGTAATTATATTTTAGATTCGAAGAAGACTCCGATTATCATCAATCGAAATCTCTCTTTCATTCAGTACGTCGCAATAACTTATGTCGACGGTAATCGTCTTTTGAAAATCACAACTTAATTTTTCTCCCCATTCTATACAAACCACTCCTCTATCCGACTCAACGTCATCAAAAACAACCGGCACAATGTGTGGAGGGAAACGATACAAGTCGTAATGATAGACACATAACCTATCATTCATATAAATATTAAGACCCCCGAAAGAGGGACTGGTTACAGGCTCACGATAACCTAAACCGAAAAA
Protein-coding regions in this window:
- a CDS encoding DNA cytosine methyltransferase; its protein translation is MGSRKTDRVIGVKDRSVKFKFIDLFAGIGGFHLAGIRNGGECVLACEMDEGARATYSANYKVSAFPKDITRINPEDIPDHDLLCAGFPCQPFSQAGNKKGFDDMRGTLFFYIAEILRIKLPKAFFLENVRYLLSHNGGRTFSIIRQILEELGYSFFHKIIKASDFGLPQHRPRLFMVGFKDRTVDFVFPTKIPLTLTMEDIFGKSCNKVIGFTLRVGGRGSKIHDRRNWDTYLVDNKEYRLRLKDCLKMMGFPEDFRFPVSETQAIKQLGNSVAVPAISKTVEALVKFLDLNF
- a CDS encoding DUF687 family protein, whose amino-acid sequence is MTIENNLNSETSSLTVDSNNDSSVSSNNSGNVQSVIGVTPISPADPPNSVSENFLLSIETIAEAVIPVFAAEPCRFLVSDCSCSPSYSAVGFINQGNTTLLECRMQACHLLSLGAWPIDVIYNPSVLGWESSRSSNLEMAVILLRWSWDAYFARTSSRESLRLQFCAGGGAHIVRAALVGYPYAARIFVVAIAPSCMINPNSCFRVRHYRTVYDVTSMVRGPGSAFPHFTLLERESESRGLFGYAMHDPSFDDILALERACFEMREQLQMFGMLTHAFDSQVQGLRERFLDRVSFAQQVDNSEEAVAAFWRSLEFGDSTGNITRRCILNEFIVVNYGPDLRIVAENNLCTAALDEFPLDREASTAVAHNLIRDISLLITEIALVMIRNLSLSSVIGHGAPLLQSLGIFSSLGAYVVRRDFTRNSCSLRILALRGGSIGFFVSCFRLCLFSGLSSSSALANISRRSCIVISSSCLFVDVMFRCYAPLRDRVQRRWTIVSDSYLMSSRYQNSEATRVGIVNRIVGSMMQIGTGSAILFGMGGLLGAIVAPVLSTGSLTGSNFRRLMVLISITGCFSITSVIANIRLTRRLFRGLYNYDHTRVEMGIVELREGGLDMSPENDDVFFDDSSVDQ
- a CDS encoding DUF3820 family protein; protein product: MPLLKNTEFVCLDCEMTGLDLERDRVIEIAVVRFTFSECIDSFESLVNPEKNVSVESMKIHHISDDMLKGQPKIAAILPTLLRFLGENPLIVGHNVGYDLDLLAKEAKRVGQEFVSKYSVVDTLRLAKDYGDSPNNSLEALAMHFNIDRGSLHRAMRDVEINIEVFKHLCRRFRTLDQVLGILSKPIKMKYMPLGKHKGCVFSEIPMPYLLWASKMDFDADLLYSIRNEIKLRNKGNTFNRSGNPFADL
- the tsaE gene encoding tRNA (adenosine(37)-N6)-threonylcarbamoyltransferase complex ATPase subunit type 1 TsaE; protein product: MGRNCRLITKNERATVDVGFELGKTLNCGDVVVFYGDFGSGKTAFIRGLVLGFFGLGYREPVTSPSFGGLNIYMNDRLCVYHYDLYRFPPHIVPVVFDDVESDRGVVCIEWGEKLSCDFQKTITVDISYCDVLNEREISIDDNRSLLRI